In the Gammaproteobacteria bacterium genome, one interval contains:
- a CDS encoding Collar domain-containing protein, with protein MAYIGEIRAFSFTFVPRGWKECNGQALPQQAYQPLYAIIGQTFGGSGSGTSTMFNVPDLRGYAVIGEGNGPGLTTREWGKKYGEAQAFVSASQMPSHNHTVVAEQLTGNTGAQANTLATPIANSSWLSRFMRIDSADHPTSINSFIKSVAGVPPDTTLHPATIGNSESGSAPSHENRQPYLTTIYCICTMACFR; from the coding sequence ATGGCGTATATCGGTGAGATTCGTGCCTTTTCATTCACCTTTGTGCCGCGAGGCTGGAAGGAATGTAATGGGCAGGCCCTGCCTCAGCAAGCCTATCAGCCCTTGTATGCCATTATCGGCCAAACCTTTGGCGGCAGTGGCAGCGGTACTAGTACCATGTTCAATGTGCCTGACTTGCGCGGCTATGCCGTCATCGGAGAGGGTAACGGCCCAGGCCTGACTACGCGAGAATGGGGAAAAAAGTATGGCGAGGCGCAGGCGTTCGTATCTGCTAGCCAAATGCCTTCCCATAATCACACGGTGGTAGCGGAGCAGTTGACGGGCAATACGGGAGCTCAGGCCAATACCTTGGCGACACCGATAGCCAATAGTTCTTGGTTGTCACGTTTCATGCGAATAGACAGTGCCGATCACCCCACGTCTATTAACAGTTTTATCAAATCTGTCGCGGGTGTACCGCCTGATACGACTTTGCATCCAGCAACCATAGGGAATAGTGAGAGCGGTTCGGCGCCCTCGCATGAGAATCGCCAGCCATACCTAACCACGATATACTGCATCTGTACGATGGCGTGTTTCCGATGA